A DNA window from Pirellulales bacterium contains the following coding sequences:
- a CDS encoding peptidylprolyl isomerase, which translates to MRFETSVGNIDMVLNPTNDANLQPLVDNMVAYIGLGRYHYTAINRAAEDFVLQMGGFLGFQPLPNLFAGGRISVDALTPVTTDANGDGMVDFSTLSNVRGEVSLALRAGDPNSGTSSFFINLGNNSFLDSQGFVPFARIENMTTIDRIMQLMQSDQSGGTGDLSLSDIPVLDSGRMVVVQRVFVLQADPEFSFVGPVATALELASRDSAAATATAAASESIEAAALAAIAPVPEPASVLLAGLAALGLFGARRFVR; encoded by the coding sequence ATGCGGTTCGAGACCAGCGTCGGCAACATCGACATGGTGCTCAATCCGACCAACGACGCGAATCTGCAGCCGTTGGTCGACAACATGGTCGCCTACATCGGACTAGGTCGTTACCACTACACGGCGATCAACCGTGCCGCGGAAGACTTCGTACTGCAGATGGGAGGCTTTTTGGGCTTCCAGCCGTTGCCGAACTTGTTCGCCGGCGGGCGAATCTCCGTCGACGCCCTCACGCCGGTCACGACCGACGCCAACGGCGACGGGATGGTCGACTTTTCGACGCTGTCGAACGTCCGCGGCGAGGTCTCGTTGGCCCTGCGAGCGGGGGATCCCAACAGCGGCACAAGCAGCTTCTTCATTAATCTCGGGAACAACTCGTTCTTGGACTCCCAGGGCTTCGTGCCGTTCGCTCGCATCGAGAATATGACGACCATCGACCGGATCATGCAGCTCATGCAATCGGACCAAAGCGGCGGCACGGGCGATCTGTCGCTGAGCGACATCCCCGTGCTCGACAGCGGCCGAATGGTCGTCGTCCAGCGCGTGTTCGTCCTGCAGGCCGATCCGGAGTTTTCGTTCGTCGGCCCGGTGGCGACGGCCCTGGAACTGGCCTCGAGGGACTCGGCCGCCGCGACGGCGACCGCGGCGGCGAGCGAGTCGATCGAGGCCGCCGCACTCGCGGCGATCGCCCCCGTCCCTGAGCCCGCCAGCGTACTCTTGGCCGGACTGGCCGCGTTGGGGTTGTTCGGCGCCCGGCGCTTTGTCCGCTAA
- a CDS encoding endonuclease/exonuclease/phosphatase family protein produces MTTFAPRVRSVSVLLPLLAGLLLATAANGRATAVEPLRVMSFNVRYGTAPDGENAWPKRRDLAFAVVRDFAPDVLCLQEALDFQIDELLAAVPGYVRLGVGRDDGKNQGEFSAVLYRKERLRELVSDTFWLSDTPDVPGSKHWGNEITRICTWTSFVDRSAERSPQAGDPALGKPVSFRVYNTHWDHQSQPARERSARLMTNTIAAHIADKLPVLVTGDFNAAEDNPAFRALLGGPAGLADTFRKLHPQAKEVGTFHGFQGTVAGGKIDAILASRHWQVLDAEIVRTQRDGRFPSDHFPVTAVVQLRGDGE; encoded by the coding sequence ATGACGACCTTCGCACCAAGAGTCCGCTCCGTTTCCGTGCTCCTGCCGCTGCTGGCGGGCCTCCTTCTCGCGACGGCCGCAAACGGTCGAGCGACCGCCGTCGAGCCGTTGCGCGTCATGTCGTTCAACGTCCGCTACGGCACGGCGCCCGACGGGGAGAACGCTTGGCCGAAGCGGCGGGACTTGGCGTTCGCCGTCGTCCGAGATTTCGCTCCCGACGTGTTGTGTTTGCAGGAGGCGCTCGATTTTCAAATCGACGAACTGCTGGCAGCGGTTCCTGGGTACGTCCGTCTCGGCGTAGGACGCGATGACGGCAAGAACCAGGGCGAATTCTCGGCGGTCCTCTATCGCAAGGAGCGGCTGCGCGAGTTGGTCAGCGACACGTTCTGGCTTTCCGACACGCCGGACGTTCCCGGATCGAAGCACTGGGGCAATGAAATCACGAGGATCTGCACCTGGACGTCGTTCGTCGACCGCTCGGCGGAGCGATCGCCCCAAGCCGGCGATCCGGCGCTCGGGAAGCCCGTTTCTTTTCGCGTCTACAACACGCATTGGGACCATCAATCGCAACCGGCGCGAGAGCGCAGCGCTCGCTTGATGACGAACACGATCGCCGCGCACATCGCCGACAAGCTCCCGGTCCTCGTGACGGGCGACTTCAACGCCGCTGAAGACAACCCGGCCTTCCGCGCCCTGCTCGGCGGCCCCGCCGGGCTCGCCGATACGTTTCGCAAACTCCATCCCCAGGCGAAGGAAGTCGGCACGTTCCACGGATTCCAAGGGACGGTCGCCGGCGGGAAGATCGACGCGATCCTCGCCTCGCGTCACTGGCAAGTGCTCGATGCGGAGATCGTTCGCACGCAGCGTGACGGCCGCTTTCCATCGGACCACTTCCCCGTGACGGCGGTCGTTCAGTTGCGGGGCGACGGGGAATAG
- a CDS encoding aminopeptidase translates to MHDPRIDKLAALLLDHSCQLGAGERVLIEAFDLPEPHLVCALVEGAARRGGVPLVSTKNNSVLRSLYATATEESMKAAAEFEGARMRSVQAYIGIRGAANSSQFADVPQPKMDLYQQHWWHQVHGQIRVPETKWVVLRYPTDSFAQAAGMSTAAFEDFFFDVCTADYAAMAKAQEPLVARMEAADRVRIVSPGTELEFSIKGIPVRSCIGDRNIPDGEVFTAPVRDSINGVISFNTQSRYQGTVFSDIRFEFKDGQIVKATANDTPKLNAILDSDEGARYCGEWSLGTNNRVKHPMLDTLFDEKIGGSFHLTPGKAYEDADNGNRSRIHWDLVLIQREDYGGGEIWFDGELVRKNGRFLPKELQGLNEGL, encoded by the coding sequence ATGCATGATCCGCGTATCGACAAATTGGCCGCCCTGCTGCTTGACCACAGTTGCCAACTTGGCGCCGGAGAGCGGGTTCTGATCGAGGCGTTCGACTTGCCCGAACCGCACCTCGTATGCGCCCTGGTCGAGGGGGCCGCCCGGCGGGGGGGGGTTCCGCTGGTGTCGACCAAGAACAACTCCGTATTGCGGTCGTTGTACGCGACGGCCACCGAGGAGAGCATGAAGGCCGCGGCCGAGTTTGAGGGCGCCCGCATGCGGAGCGTGCAGGCGTACATCGGCATCCGCGGCGCCGCGAACAGCTCGCAGTTCGCCGATGTGCCGCAGCCGAAGATGGACCTGTACCAGCAGCACTGGTGGCATCAGGTTCACGGTCAGATTCGCGTCCCCGAAACCAAATGGGTCGTGCTCCGCTACCCGACCGACTCGTTCGCCCAAGCCGCGGGGATGAGCACTGCGGCGTTTGAGGATTTCTTCTTCGACGTCTGCACGGCCGACTACGCCGCGATGGCCAAAGCGCAAGAGCCGCTCGTGGCTCGGATGGAGGCGGCCGATCGCGTGCGGATCGTCTCGCCGGGGACGGAACTCGAATTCTCGATCAAGGGAATCCCCGTGCGGTCGTGCATCGGCGATCGCAACATCCCCGACGGCGAGGTCTTCACCGCCCCGGTGCGCGACAGCATCAACGGAGTCATCTCGTTCAACACGCAAAGCCGGTATCAAGGAACCGTGTTCAGCGACATTCGCTTCGAGTTCAAGGACGGCCAGATCGTCAAGGCGACGGCCAACGACACGCCGAAGCTCAACGCGATCCTCGACTCGGACGAGGGCGCCCGCTACTGCGGCGAGTGGTCGCTGGGGACGAACAACCGGGTCAAGCACCCCATGCTCGACACGCTGTTCGACGAGAAGATCGGCGGCAGTTTCCACCTCACCCCCGGCAAAGCGTACGAAGACGCCGACAACGGCAACCGCAGCCGCATCCACTGGGATCTCGTGCTGATTCAGCGCGAGGACTACGGCGGCGGCGAGATCTGGTTCGACGGCGAACTGGTGCGCAAGAACGGCCGTTTCCTGCCGAAGGAACTGCAGGGGCTCAACGAAGGGCTGTGA
- a CDS encoding acyl-CoA/acyl-ACP dehydrogenase, translated as MSTETDHAAPSFAETALVLGGKSADEARRTGAIDAADDQVERLFAPEYQTVNSPAHRAVWDRGVPVGLFQSEPARTPADVQGAMDAAVDVVRRHRDAGTLRNDEGKIAENVLADLGPTGYWGLLVPCAYGGLGAPFASFAPFLTRMATVDPTIAGLASVHGCIGAVDPVRTFGTVEQRERFLPGLASGERLSAFALTEPCAGSDLTALRTSARRDGDHFVVNGEKLFITNVVPGRTIGLVCLLEGKPAVLVAELPHAENESFQLRKYGLWALKHTYNQGIVFRDFRVPAENLLAPPRGDGLTIAYHGLNLGRVALCANAAGTMRQMLASLLPWANFRVTYGETIAKRELVQRRLAQLAGMIVGCDALVAWCAGLIDRGYRGEMECVVAKIFGSEAQKRAAVEIFMKTHGGRSFLHGHPFGDNVHEYLAPCIYEGEGEMLAMGFFKSLVKDHGKRYFEPVGKALAAAKIKKLNPANPRHAWALKGVAWPYVKWLLGRKLRFAAGVELPARMPSELRAHAEFACKELQKLALEISGTMSKFQLSLTDRQCRMVDLSQRSQDLIVILCTALYGARQESEVLRMAADVLCTELAERVTFRRPSNSSYRRLGQLGEKLAAGEFPGLDASSGESILMPY; from the coding sequence ATGTCCACCGAGACCGATCACGCCGCCCCGTCGTTCGCCGAGACCGCGCTGGTGCTGGGAGGCAAGAGCGCCGACGAAGCTCGTCGCACTGGCGCCATCGACGCAGCCGACGACCAGGTCGAACGGCTCTTCGCCCCCGAGTACCAGACGGTCAACAGCCCGGCGCATCGCGCCGTGTGGGACCGCGGCGTGCCGGTCGGATTGTTCCAGAGCGAGCCTGCCCGCACCCCCGCCGACGTGCAGGGGGCGATGGACGCGGCGGTGGACGTGGTGCGCCGGCATCGCGACGCGGGGACGCTTCGCAACGACGAGGGCAAGATCGCCGAGAACGTGCTGGCAGATCTGGGGCCGACGGGCTACTGGGGGTTGCTCGTGCCGTGCGCGTACGGCGGACTCGGGGCGCCCTTCGCCTCGTTCGCGCCGTTTTTGACTCGTATGGCGACCGTCGATCCGACGATCGCCGGTTTGGCGTCGGTCCACGGCTGCATTGGCGCCGTCGACCCGGTTCGTACATTCGGCACGGTCGAACAGCGCGAGCGATTTCTGCCCGGGCTCGCGAGCGGCGAGCGGCTCAGCGCGTTCGCCCTTACCGAGCCGTGCGCGGGGAGCGACCTGACCGCGCTGCGCACCTCGGCCCGGCGCGACGGCGACCACTTCGTCGTCAACGGCGAAAAACTGTTCATCACCAACGTCGTCCCGGGGCGCACGATCGGGCTGGTGTGTCTGTTGGAAGGCAAGCCCGCCGTCCTGGTGGCGGAATTGCCTCATGCTGAAAACGAATCCTTCCAGCTTCGCAAATACGGCCTGTGGGCGCTCAAGCACACCTACAACCAGGGGATTGTGTTCCGCGATTTCCGCGTCCCGGCGGAGAACTTGCTCGCCCCGCCGCGGGGCGACGGGTTGACGATCGCCTACCACGGGCTCAACTTGGGCCGCGTTGCGTTGTGCGCGAACGCCGCCGGCACGATGCGGCAGATGCTCGCGTCGCTGCTCCCCTGGGCGAACTTCCGCGTCACCTACGGCGAAACGATCGCCAAGCGCGAGCTCGTCCAGCGGCGGCTCGCCCAACTCGCGGGGATGATCGTCGGCTGCGACGCCTTGGTCGCGTGGTGCGCGGGGCTGATCGACCGCGGCTACCGCGGCGAAATGGAGTGCGTCGTCGCCAAGATCTTCGGCAGCGAGGCTCAGAAGCGGGCCGCCGTCGAGATCTTCATGAAAACCCACGGCGGGCGATCGTTTCTCCACGGGCACCCCTTTGGCGACAACGTCCACGAGTATCTCGCCCCCTGCATCTACGAGGGGGAGGGGGAGATGCTTGCCATGGGGTTCTTCAAGTCGCTGGTGAAGGACCACGGCAAGCGATATTTCGAGCCGGTCGGCAAGGCCTTGGCCGCGGCGAAAATCAAGAAGCTCAATCCGGCAAACCCCCGCCATGCGTGGGCGCTCAAGGGGGTGGCCTGGCCGTATGTGAAGTGGCTGCTGGGGCGCAAGCTTCGCTTTGCGGCTGGCGTCGAGTTGCCGGCTCGGATGCCGAGCGAGCTGCGCGCGCACGCCGAGTTCGCTTGCAAGGAACTGCAAAAGCTGGCCCTTGAGATCAGCGGCACAATGAGCAAGTTCCAGCTTTCGCTGACAGACCGTCAGTGTCGGATGGTCGACCTGTCGCAACGCAGTCAGGACCTGATCGTGATCCTGTGCACGGCGTTGTACGGCGCCCGCCAGGAGAGCGAGGTGTTGCGCATGGCTGCCGACGTGCTCTGCACCGAGCTCGCCGAGCGCGTCACATTTCGCCGGCCGAGCAACAGCTCCTACCGGCGCCTTGGGCAGCTTGGCGAGAAGCTGGCCGCGGGCGAGTTCCCCGGGCTCGATGCATCGAGCGGCGAGTCGATCCTCATGCCGTACTGA
- a CDS encoding ATP-dependent 6-phosphofructokinase: MLAPADLVIPTLGPNEIPSPLKLVSSTPGDGLGDFVCGSSRVRHQLDLSPDAPGQDVAFERAGPRAKVYFDPYFTTAAIVTCGGLCPGLNNVVRSIFLELRHNYGVRRVLGIRNGYLGLTPEARLDPIELTDERVSHIHDVGGTILGSSRGPQDPRVVVDFLQGSHIDVLFCVGGDGTQRGAHAIHEEIHRRGLRIAVVGIPKTIDNDIMYVFRTFGFATALETAQNALSCAHVEAKGAPLGIGLVKLMGRDAGFIAAWATLASQEVNFCLVPEIEFCLDGPNGLLPALKQRLLERKHAVIAVAEGAGQSLCGGDDQRGTDASGNRAYGDVGLFLRSEINAYFKNEGMDVALKYIDPSYLIRSVPANTADRLLSDQMARYGVHAAMAGNTDMLIGMVNNMFVHVPICTAIAHKKRMEVTGDLWTNVLLATGQPPWPASQPNEP, encoded by the coding sequence ATGCTCGCCCCCGCCGATTTGGTCATCCCGACGCTCGGACCGAACGAAATCCCCTCGCCGCTGAAGCTCGTGTCGAGCACCCCCGGGGACGGCCTGGGGGACTTTGTCTGCGGCAGTTCGCGGGTGAGGCACCAACTCGACCTTTCCCCCGACGCCCCCGGCCAGGATGTCGCGTTCGAACGGGCCGGGCCGCGAGCCAAGGTCTACTTCGACCCGTATTTCACTACCGCCGCAATTGTCACCTGCGGCGGGCTGTGCCCAGGGCTGAACAACGTCGTACGGTCGATCTTTCTAGAACTGCGGCACAACTACGGCGTGCGGCGCGTGTTGGGAATCCGCAACGGCTACCTGGGACTCACCCCCGAGGCGCGGCTCGACCCGATCGAGCTGACTGACGAACGGGTGTCGCACATCCACGACGTCGGCGGAACGATCCTCGGCTCGAGCCGGGGGCCGCAGGACCCGCGTGTCGTCGTCGATTTCCTCCAAGGGTCGCACATCGACGTTCTGTTTTGCGTCGGCGGCGACGGAACGCAGCGCGGCGCTCATGCGATTCACGAGGAAATCCATCGCCGCGGATTGCGGATCGCCGTCGTCGGCATCCCCAAGACGATCGACAACGACATCATGTACGTGTTCCGCACGTTCGGCTTCGCGACCGCGCTTGAGACGGCGCAGAACGCGCTGTCGTGCGCCCATGTCGAGGCAAAGGGAGCCCCGCTCGGGATCGGGTTGGTGAAACTCATGGGCCGCGACGCCGGGTTCATCGCGGCCTGGGCGACGCTCGCCAGCCAGGAAGTGAACTTCTGCCTGGTCCCGGAGATCGAGTTCTGCCTCGACGGCCCCAACGGACTGTTGCCGGCCCTCAAGCAGCGGCTGCTCGAACGCAAACACGCCGTGATCGCGGTGGCCGAGGGCGCCGGCCAGTCGCTCTGCGGCGGGGACGACCAACGGGGGACCGACGCCTCGGGCAACCGAGCCTACGGCGACGTCGGACTGTTCCTGCGGAGCGAGATCAACGCCTATTTCAAGAACGAGGGGATGGACGTCGCTCTCAAGTACATCGACCCCAGCTACCTCATCCGCAGCGTCCCGGCCAATACCGCCGACCGCCTGCTCAGCGACCAGATGGCCCGCTACGGCGTCCACGCCGCAATGGCGGGGAACACCGACATGTTGATCGGCATGGTCAACAACATGTTCGTCCACGTCCCCATCTGCACGGCGATCGCTCACAAGAAGCGAATGGAGGTCACCGGCGATTTGTGGACGAACGTCCTGTTGGCGACAGGACAACCCCCCTGGCCGGCGAGCCAGCCGAACGAGCCGTAG
- a CDS encoding DUF1501 domain-containing protein translates to MGFGALALGDLFASPAMAAAENPLLPRTPHFAPRAKRVIHLFMNGGPSHLDTFDPKPALRRYAGQVLPGGAPQTERPTGAVFDTPFPFRRYGQSGIEVSDLFRRTAQSIDDIAVVRSMHADVPNHEPSLLLMNCGDARQIRPSLGSWLVYGLGAENQNLPAFVAMCPGGYPIQETQNWQSGFLPGIFEGAYLDTQHEAIEKLIENIRSTRTAPSRQRAQLDLMARLNELRAGPAPDATLDSRIQSFELAFRMQTEAAEAFDVSREPQHVRDMYGPGVQARQILIARRLVERGVRFVQVWHGEGQPWDSHDDIEVQHRNLAGQCDQAIGALLVDLKQRGLLDETLVVWGGEFGRTPTVELPKEGLNQGKVNGRDHNHYGFTMWLAGGGVRGGYVHGATDEFGFRAVENRVHVHDLHATILHLMGFDHQRLTYRHAGRDFRLTDVHGRVVHELIA, encoded by the coding sequence ATGGGGTTCGGCGCCTTGGCGCTCGGCGACTTGTTCGCCTCGCCGGCGATGGCGGCGGCCGAGAACCCGCTCTTGCCGCGGACGCCCCACTTCGCTCCGCGGGCGAAACGGGTGATTCACCTGTTCATGAACGGGGGACCGTCGCACCTGGACACCTTCGACCCCAAACCGGCGCTGCGGCGGTACGCGGGGCAGGTGCTCCCCGGGGGCGCTCCGCAAACCGAACGCCCCACCGGCGCCGTGTTCGACACGCCGTTCCCATTCCGTCGCTACGGCCAGAGCGGCATCGAGGTGAGCGATCTGTTCCGCCGCACGGCGCAGTCGATCGACGACATTGCCGTCGTTCGCTCAATGCACGCCGACGTGCCGAACCACGAGCCGTCGCTGCTCCTGATGAACTGCGGCGACGCCCGGCAGATTCGCCCCAGTCTGGGCTCGTGGCTGGTGTACGGCCTGGGGGCGGAGAATCAGAACCTGCCGGCGTTCGTGGCGATGTGCCCCGGCGGGTATCCGATCCAGGAGACGCAAAACTGGCAGTCGGGGTTTTTGCCGGGGATTTTCGAGGGGGCCTACCTCGACACGCAGCATGAGGCGATCGAGAAGCTCATCGAAAACATCCGCAGCACGCGAACGGCTCCCAGCCGGCAACGCGCACAGCTTGATCTGATGGCTCGGCTCAACGAGCTCCGCGCCGGTCCGGCGCCCGATGCGACGCTCGACTCGCGGATTCAGTCGTTCGAGCTCGCGTTCCGCATGCAGACCGAGGCGGCCGAGGCGTTTGACGTAAGCCGCGAACCGCAGCATGTACGCGACATGTACGGCCCTGGAGTGCAAGCTCGGCAAATTCTCATCGCCCGACGTCTCGTCGAACGCGGCGTGCGCTTCGTCCAAGTGTGGCACGGCGAGGGGCAGCCGTGGGACAGCCACGACGACATCGAGGTGCAACACCGCAATCTCGCCGGTCAGTGCGATCAAGCGATCGGAGCGCTGCTCGTGGATCTCAAACAGCGAGGACTCCTGGACGAGACGCTGGTGGTCTGGGGCGGCGAGTTCGGCCGCACGCCGACCGTCGAGCTGCCCAAGGAGGGGCTCAACCAAGGCAAAGTGAACGGCCGCGATCACAACCACTACGGATTCACGATGTGGCTCGCCGGCGGGGGGGTGCGCGGCGGGTACGTCCACGGAGCGACCGACGAGTTCGGCTTCCGAGCCGTCGAGAACCGGGTGCACGTTCACGACCTGCACGCGACGATCTTGCACTTGATGGGCTTCGACCACCAGCGGCTCACCTACCGCCACGCGGGACGAGACTTCCGCCTGACGGACGTCCACGGTCGCGTGGTTCACGAACTGATCGCGTGA